A segment of the Agromyces sp. H17E-10 genome:
TCGGGCGAGCCGTACTGGATCGTCGGATCGTCGCCCGAGGCGCTCGTGAAGGTGCAGCACGGCCGGGTCTTCACCCATCCGATCGCCGGTTCGAAGCCGCGCGGATCGACGCCCGAGGAGGACGCCGACCTCGAGTCCGCCCTCGTCGCCGACCCCAAGGAGCAGGCCGAGCACCTCATGCTCGTCGACCTCGCGCGCAACGACCTCGCGAAGGTCTGCACGGCGGGCTCGGTCGAGGTGACGGAGTTCATGCGGGTCGAGCGCTTCAGTCACATCATGCACCTCGTCTCCTCGGTCGAGGGCGACCTCGGGCCCGACGTCAACGCGATCGAGGTGTTCCGCGCCACCTTCCCGGCGGGCACACTGTCGGGTGCGCCGAAGCCACGGGCGCTCGAGATCATCGACGAGCTCGAGCCCGCCCAGCGCGGCCTCTACGGGGGAGTGGTGGGCTACTTCGGGTTCGGCGGCGACGCCGATCTCGCCATCGCCATCCGCACCGCGACGATCGCGGGCGGCGTCGCCCGGGTGCAGGCCGGTGCCGGTCTCGTGGCCGACTCCGACCCGCTGAGCGAGTTCGAGGAGTCCCGCAACAAGGCGGCGGCGCCGCTCCGGGCCGTCGCGGTCGCGAACGCGATGCGGAGGGTCGAGGCGTGAAGCGCTCCCGCATGAAGCTCATCGCGATCGTCACGTCGATCGCCGGATCGGCGATCGCGTTGCTCGCGTGGAGCCAGACCTGGTTCGGACTCGTGCTCGCGAGCGGTGCCGGCGCCCACGTCGACGCCGAGGTCATCGCCGTGCCGGGCAGCGTAGCCTCGCCGGCGCTCGCGGCGCTCGGCCTGGCCGGACTCGCCCTCGCGGCGGCACTCGCCCTGGCCGGCCCGGCGATCAGCATCGTGCTCGGCGTGCTCGAGGTCGTGCTGGGTGGATGCCTCGTGCTCGCCTCCGCCCTCGCACTCGCCGACCCCGTGGCCGCCGTCTCGGCGTCGGTCACCGAGGCGACGGGCGTCGCCGGCGACCGCCCGACGGCGGAGCTCGTCGGTGCTGCCGTCGCGACCGCCTGGCCGACCGTCGCCGTCGCGGGCGGCGTGCTCGTCGTGGCGGCGGGCGTGCTCGTGCTCGCCACCGGCACCCGCTGGGCGGGTTCGTCGCGGCGCTACCGCAGCGGCCTCGAGCCCGCCGACGGCTCGCAGCCGGCCCAGCGGGGTGCTGCGGAGCGTGCGGTCGACGACTGGGATGAGCTCAGCCGCGGCGACGACCCCACCGACGATGCCGTCGACGACGCCGAGGCCTCCACCGACCCGGCCGACGACACCGCCGACACGACCGTCGACCCCGCCGATGACACGACCGGCCCCGAACCGACCCGCTAGACTGGCGGGCGGAAACCCCCGCACGAAGGAGCATCAATGAGCATCGAGACCGCAGATCCCGGCCACGGACACTCGCCCGCGGCGTGGACCTCCGTCACCATCATGCTCATCGCGTTCACGATCGGCACGGTCGCGTTCTTCCTCGACGTGCAGTGGCTCGTCTGGGCGTCGGCAGGGCTGCTCGTCGTCGGCCTCATCGTCGGCTGGGTGCTCGCCCGTGCCGGCTACGGCGTCGGCGGCGCGAAGGTCGCCGAGAAGGCGCACTAGGTGCTCGCCGAGCTGACGGCGAACGCGGTCGCCGACGCGCTCGCGCGCCGTGAGGACCACCCGATCGACGAGGTCGAGGCCGCAGCCCTCGCCCGCCCCGCGGCGATCGACGCCCTCGAGGCGCTCCGCCCGGCGTCGCACGTCAAGGTGATCGCAGAGATCAAGCGCTCGAGCCCGTCTCGTGGCTCACTCGCGGCGATCGCCGACCCGGCAGCGCTCGCGCGCAGCTACGAGCTCGGCGGCGCGAGCGCGATCAGCGTGCTCACCGAGGGCCGGAGGTTCGGCGGATCGCTCGCCGACCTCGAGGCCGTCCGTGCGGCGGTCGCACTGCCCGTGCTGCGCAAGGACTTCATCGCGACGCCGTACCAGGTGTTCGAGGCCCGTGCAGCGGGCGCCGACCTCGTGCTGCTCATCGTGGCCGCACTCGACGATGCGACGCTCCGCGAGCTCTTCGACCTCATCGTCTCGCTCGCCATGACGCCGCTCGTCGAGACGCACTCTGCCGACGAGCTCGACCGTGCGGCTGCGCTCGGTGCGCGGCTCATCGGGGTGAACGCGCGCGACCTGACGACGTTCGAACTCGATCGCGACCTGTTCGGCCGGCTCGCCGAACGCTTCCCCGACGACGCGATCCGCGTCGCCGAATCGGCGGTGCTCACGCCCGCCGATGTCGCGCACTACCGCTCGTCGGGCGCCGACGTCGTGCTCGTCGGCGAGGCGCTCGTCACGGGCGACCCGATTGCCAACCTCTCAGCTTTCCTGGCGGTGTGACATGGCGCTTCGTGCGCAGACCGGTCCGTACTTCGGCGACTTCGGCGGGCGCTTCGTGCCCGAATCCCTCGTCGCCGCCCTCGACGAGCTCGGCGAGGCCTACGACCTCGCGAAGCTCGATCCGGCGTTCGGCGCCGAGCTCGCCGAACTCGGGCGCAGCTACACCGGGCGCCCCTCGATCATCACCGAGGTGCCGCGCTTCGCACAGCACGCCGGAGGCGCACGCGTCATCCTGAAGCGCGAAGACCTGAACCACACGGGTTCGCACAAGATCAACAACGTGCTCGGCCAGGCGCTGCTCACCAAGCGCATCGGCAAGCAGCGCGTGATCGCCGAGACCGGCGCCGGCCAGCACGGCGTCGCGACGGCGACCGCGGCGGCGCTCTTCGGGCTCGACTGCACGATCTACATGGGCGAGGTCGACACCGAGCGGCAGGCCCTCAACGTCGCCCGAATGCGCCTGCTCGGGGCCGAGGTCGTCGCCGTGAAGGCGGGCTCGCGCACCCTGAAGGACGCGATCAACGAGGCCATGCGCGACTGGGTCACGAACGTCGAGTCCACCAACTACATCTTCGGCACCGTGGCGGGGCCGCATCCCTTCCCCGAGATGGTGCGCGACTTCCAGAAGATCATCGGCGAGGAGGCGCGCCAGCAGGTGCTCGACCTCACCGGCTCGCTGCCGACGGCCGTCGCGGCCTGCGTCGGCGGCGGGTCGAACGCGATCGGCATCTTCCACGCGTTCCTCGACGACGAGGGCGTCGGCCTCTACGGCTTCGAGGCCGGGGGCGAGGGCGTGGACACGCCGCGCCACGCCGCGACGATCACGAAGGGGCGTCCCGGCGTGCTGCACGGCGCGCGCAGCTACATGCTGCAGGACGACGACGGCCAGACGATCGAGTCGCACTCGATCTCGGCCGGGCTCGACTACCCGGGCGTCGGCCCCGAGCACTCGTGGCTCGCCGCGATCGGCCGGGCGCAGTACCGACCAGTGACCGACGATGCCGCGATGCAGGCGCTGCGCCTGCTCACCCGCACCGAGGGCATCATCCCCGCGATCGAGTCGTCGCACGCCCTCGCGGGCGCGCTCGAGCTCGGGCGGGAGCTCGGCGGCGACGCGACCATCCTCGTCAACCTCTCGGGGCGCGGCGACAAGGACATGGACACCGCGGCCCGGTACTTCGAGCTGTACGACGAGGAGAACGCCGAATGAGCGCCCTGAAGACGGTCGGCTCGGTCATCGCGCGACGCAACGCCGAGGCATCCGGCGCCCTGATCGGCTACCTGCCCGTCGGGTTCCCGACGCTCGACGAGAGCGTCGAGGCGGCCGTGGCCCTCGTCGAGAACGGCGTCGACGCGCTCGAGCTCGGGCTGCCCTACTCCGACCCCGTGATGGACGGCCCGGTCATCCAGGCGGCGACCCAGCAGGCGCTCCAGAACGGATTCCGCCTCGCGGACGGCTTCGAGGCCGTCCGTCGCATCACCGAGCGGGTCGACGCTCCCGTGCTCGTCATGACCTACTGGAACCCCGTGGTGCAGTACGGCGTCGAGCGCTTCGCCGACGACCTCGCGGCGGCCGGGGGAGCCGGGCTCATCACGCCCGACCTCATCCCCGACGAGGGGGCCGACTGGATCGCGGCATCCGAGCGCACCGGGCTCGACCGGGTGTTCCTCGCCGCGCCGACCTCGACCGACGCGCGCATCGCCCGGGTCGTCGAGGCCAGCCGCGGCTTCGTCTACGCCGTGTCGACGATGGGCATCACCGGTGCGCGCGCCGACGTCGACCGGGCCGCCCGCGGCGTCGTCGACCGGCTGCACGCGGCGGGAGCGCCCGCGAGCTGCGTCGGCGTGGGCATCTCCACGGCGGCCCAGGTCGCCGAGGTGCTCGACTACGCAGAAGGCGCGATCGTGGGCTCGGCCCTCGTGAAGGCACTCGCCGACGGCGGTGTCCGCGGCGCCGGCGCCCTCGCCGCCGAGCTCGCACGCGGCACGCGCCGCGAGTGAAGTACGCTGGCTGAGGCCCACGCGGCCGACGTCGCTTCCGAGGAAAGGCAAGAGCCCGAGTGATCGCTCCGATCAGCATTCCGAGCCCCGATTACGGCTGGCGCACCATCGAGATCCCGGTGCCCTGGGGCATCATCCCTATCCAGACGTACGCCCTCTGCATCCTCGCCGGCATCATCCTCGCGGTGATCATCACCTCGCGCCGGCTCACGAAGCGGGGCGCGGAGCCCGGCGTGGTCCTCGACATCGCGCTCTGGGCCGTGCCGCTCGGCATCATCGGCGCCCGCCTGTACCACGTGCTGACGCATCCCGCCGACTACTTCGCGGGTCAGGAGTGGTGGAAGGTCTTCGCCATCTGGGAGGGCGGCAACGCCATCTACGGCGCGCTGATCGGCGGCGCGATCGGCGTCATCATCGGCTGCCGGTTCACCGGCCTGCGGTTCTGGTCCTTCGCCGACGCCCTCGCGCCCGCACTCCTGGTCGCCCAGGCGGTCGGCCGCCTCGGCAACTGGTTCAACCACGAGCTCTTCGGCGCCCCGACCGACCTGCCCTGGGGGCTCGAGATCGAGTTCGACAATCCCGCCTGGCCGCAGGGGCTCGCCGAGGGCACGCTCTTCCATCCGACGTTCCTCTACGAGCTGGTCTGGAACCTGCTCGGCGCTGCGGTGATCGTGCTCCTCGAGCGTCGCATCAACCTGCGTTGGGGCAAGGCCTTCGCGATCTACCTCATCTGGTACGGCCTCGGTCGCTCGTTCTTCGAGTCGATCCGCGTCGACCCGAGCGAGATGTTCCTCGGCATCCGCGTCAACGTCTGGACGTCGTTCGCGGCGATCGTGCTCGGCATCGTCCTCTACCTCGTCCAGCGTCGTCGCCACACCGGCGACGAGCCCAGCCCGTACGTTCCCGGACGTGAATGGAAGGGCCCCGACGCTGAGGTAGACTCAGACGAAATCGAGTCCGACTCAGACTCTCTCGACGACGGCGTCGAGGGCGAGAACGAGCCCCAGGGCGAGACGGCGGCCACAAGCCCGAGCCGTACCACCTCGTAGACAGGCCGCCCGAACCCCGTTCTCCGAAGCGACGCCGCACCTCGCGTCGTGCATCCCCGTGTAGGGCCGATGGCGTCCCCGCTTCCATTCCCCTGATGTGATGAGGACGGTCCCTGTGTCGCTCACCCCACCCTTCTCGCGGTTCGGAACCGTTCCGCCTGCCCAGGGCATGTACGACCCCGCCGCCGAGAAAGACGCCTGCGGTCTCGCCATGGTCGCCACGCTGCGTGGCACCGCCGGCCACGACATCATCACCGCGGCGCTCGATGCGCTGCGGCACCTCGAACACCGCGGGGCGGTCGGCTCGGATGCCGGCACCGGTGACGGTGCGGGCATCATCACGCAGATCCCCGACGAGTTCCTGCGGGCCGTCGCGAGCTTCCCGCTGCCCGAGGCCGGCGAGTACGCCGTCGGAAACGCCTTCCTGCCGGTCGACCCGACCACGCGCAGCCGGGTGAAGCAGCAGCTCGCCGAGCTCGCGGCCTCCGAGGGCCTCGAGGTGCTCGGCTGGCGCGAGGTGCCCGTACGGCCCGACGTGCTCGGCACCCTCGCGCGTGCCGCGATGCCCGCGGTGCAGCAGCTCTTCGTGCAGTCGACCGCGACGACGTCGACCGGCGCCCGACTCGCGGGGATCGCGCTCGATCGGCTCGCGTTCCGGTTCCGCAAGCGCGCCGAGCGCGAGCTCGAGCTCTACTTCGCCTCGCTCTCGTGCCGCACCATGGTCTACAAGGGCATGGTGACGACGCTCCAGCTCGAGCCGTTCTACCCCGACCTCTCCGACGAGCGGTTCACGTCGAAGCTCGCCCTCGTGCACTCGCGCTACTCGACCAACACCTTCCCGTCGTGGCCGCTCGCGCAGCCCTTCCGCATGATCGCGCACAACGGCGAGATCAACACGATCCAGGGCAACCGCAACTGGATGCGCGCCCGCCAGTCGCAGCTCGAGTCCGAGGTGCTCGGCGACCTCGGTCCGATCCTCCCGATCGTGACGCCGGGCGCGAGCGACTCCGCCTCGTTCGACGAGGTGGTCGAGCTGCTGACCCTCGCAGGGCGCAGCCTGCCGCACGCGATCATGATGATGGTGCCCGAGGCCTGGGAGAACCAGGCCGAGCTCAGCCCCGAGCGCCGGGCGTTCTACGAGTACCACTCGATGCTCATGGAGCCGTGGGACGGCCCCGCCGCGATCGTCTTCACCGACGGCACCCTCGTCGGCGCGACGCTCGACCGCAACGGACTCCGCCCGGGCCGCTACGTCGTGACCGACGACGGCCTCGTCGTGCTCGCGAGCGAGATCGGGGTGCTCGACCTCGAGCAGTCGCGCATCGTGCGGAAGGGGCGCCTGCAGCCCGGCCGCATGTTCCTCGTCGACACCGAACGCGGCCGCCTCATCGAGGACGACGAGATCAAGTCCGAGCTCGAGCAGTCCGAGCCCTGGGGCGAGTGGCTCGAAGAGGGCCGCATCCGCCTCGCCGAACTGCCCGAGCGCGAGCACATCGTGCACCCGCCGGCCTCGGTCAACCGTCGCCAGCGCACCTTCGGGTACACCGAGGAAGAGGTGAAGATCCTCCTCACGCCGATGGCGAAGACCGGTCAGGAGCCGCTCGGCGCCATGGGTTCGGACACGCCGATCGCCGTCCTCTCGCAGCGTCCGCGTCTGCTGTTCGACTACTTCACGCAGCAGTTCGCCCAGGTGACGAACCCGCCGCTCGACTCGATCCGCGAGGCGGTCGTGACCTCGCTCGGCACGCAGATCGGCCCCGAGCGCAACCTGCTCGCCGCCGGTCCCGAGCACGCTCGTCAGGTCACCCTCGGCTTCCCCGTGATCGACAACGACGAGCTCGCGAAGATCGTGCACATCGACCCGTTGCCGGGTCGGCGCACGACCGCCACCATCCGCGGGCTCTACCGCTTCGACGAGGGCCCCGACGCGATGCGCGACCGCCTGCGTGCGATGTGCGCCGAGGTCGACGAGGCGATCGAGGAGGGGGCGAAGTTCGTGGTCCTCTCCGACCGCGACTCGAACAAGGACCTCGCTCCGATCCCGTCGCTGCTCATGCTCTCGGCCGTGCACCACCACCTCATCCGGGCCGAGAACCGCATGAAGGTCGGCCTCGTGGTCGAAGCCGGCGACGTGCGCGAGGTGCACCACGTGGCGCTGCTCGTCGGCTACGGCGCCTCGGCCGTGAACCCGTACCTCGCCATGGAGACCTGCGAGGACCTCGTGCGTTCGGGCGTCATCACGGGCGTCTCTCCCGAGCAGGCCGTGCACAACGTGATCAAGGCGCTCGGCAAGGGCGTCCTGAAGATCATGTCGAAGATGGGCGTCTCGACGATCGCCTCCTACGCGGGCGCCCAGGCCTTCGAGGCGGTCGGGCTGTCGCAGGCGTTCATCGACGAGTACTTCACCGGGACGACGTCGAAGCTCGGCGGGGTCGGCATCGACGTCATCGCGACCGAGACCCTCGACCGGCACGCCCAGGCGTATCCGCAGGACCAGGCCGTGCGTGCGCACGAGCGCCTCGCGACCGGGGGCGAGTACCAGTGGCGGCGCGACGGCTCGCCGCACCTCTTCAACCCCGAGACCGTCTTCCGGCTGCAGCACTCGACCCGCAACCGTCGCTACGACGTCTTCCGCGAGTACACCTCGCTCGTCGACTCGCAGGCCGAGCAACTGCTCACGCTGCGCGGCATGTTCGCCCTGCGCACCGGCACGCGGCCCGCGGTGCCGATCGACGAGGTCGAGCCGGTCTCCTCGATCGTGAAGCGGTTCTCCACCGGCGCGATGAGCTACGGCTCGATCTCGAAGGAGGCGCACGAGACGCTCGCGATCGCGATGAACCGGCTCGGCGCCAAGTCGAACACCGGTGAGGGCGGCGAAGACCTCGACCGGCTGCTCGACCCCGAGCGTCGCAGCGCGATCAAGCAGGTCGCATCCGGCCGCTTCGGCGTCACGAGCATGTACCTCACCCATGCCGACGACATCCAGATCAAGCTCGCGCAGGGCGCGAAGCCCGGCGAGGGCGGGCAGCTGCCGCCGACGAAGGTCTACCCGTGGGTCGCCCGCACCCGGCACGCGACCGCGGGCGTCGGGCTCATCTCACCGCCGCCGCACCACGACATCTACTCGATCGAAGACCTCAAGCAGCTCATCTTCGACCTCAAGCGGGCGAACCCGAAGGCGCGCATCCACGTGAAGCTCGTCAGCCAGTCGGGCATCGGCGCGGTCGCCGCGGGCACCGCGAAGGCCCTCGCCGACGTCATCCTCGTCTCCGGACACGACGGCGGCACCGGCGCGAGCCCGCTGAACTCGCTCAAGCACGCGGGCACCCCGTGGGAGCTCGGGCTCGCCGAGACCCAGCAGACGCTCATGCTCAACGGCATGCGCGACCGCGTCGTCGTGCAGGTCGACGGGCAGTTGAAGACCGGCCGAGACGTCGTCATCGGCGCCCTGCTGGGGGCCGAGGAGTTCGGCTTCGCGACGGCCCCGCTCGTCGTCGAGGGCTGCGTCATGATGCGCGTCTGCCACCTCGACACCTGCCCCGTCGGCGTCGCGACCCAGAACCCCGAGCTCCGCAAGCGCTTCAGCGGCAAGCCCGAGTTCGTGGTCAACTTCTTCGAGTTCATCGCCCAGGAGGTGCGCGAGTACCTCGCCGCCCTCGGCTACCGCTCGATCGACGAGATCGTCGGACGGCGGGAGCTCCTCGACGTCGACCGCGCGGTCGACCACTGGAAGGCGTCGGGTCTCGACCTCACCCCCGTGCTCGTCGGCCCCGACTTCTCGGAGGCGGACGCCCGCCGCAACGCCCGCGCGCAGGACCACGAGCTCGACGAGCACTTCGACAACGAGCTCATCCGTCGGGCCGGCATCGTGCTGGAGGACGGCGGGTCGGTGTCGATCGAACTCCCCATCAAGAACACCGAGCGCGCGGTCGGCACGATGCTCGGCCACGAGGTGACCGCCCGCCACGGCGAGCAGGGGCTGCCGACCGGTTCGATCGACGTGACGCTGACGGGCTCGGCCGGGCAGTCGCTCGGCGCGTTCCTGCCCGGCGGCATCACGCTGCGACTCGAGGGCGACTCGAACGACTACGTCGGCAAGGGCCTCTCGGGCGGGCGGATCGTCGTGCGGCCGGCCCGTGACAGCGGGTTCGCGGCCGAGCGCAACGTCATCGCGGGCAACGTGATCGGCTACGGCGCGACGAGCGGGAGCATGTTCATCCGCGGCATCGTGGGCGAGCGGTTCCTCGTGCGCAACTCCGGGGCGACCGCCGTCGTCGAGGGCGTGGGCGACCACGCGCTCGAGTACATGACCGGCGGCCTCGCGCTCATCCTCGGCGAGACCGGCCGCAACCTCGGCGCCGGCATGTCGGGCGGCACCGCCTACGTGCTCGGACTCCGCGAGGGTCGGATCAACCGCGAGTCGCTCGCCGCCGGCGAGCTCGAGCTCCTCCCGCTCGGCAGTGCCGACCGGGTGATCGTGCGCGACCTGCTCGAGCAGCACGTCGCCGAGACCGACTCCGCGGTCGCCGCGTCGCTCCTCGCCGAGGGCGACGCCGCGTTCGACCGCTTCACCAAGGTGCTGCCGCGCGACTACGCGGCAGTGCTCCGCACCCGCCAGAGCGCGGTCGACGAGGGGCTCGACCCCGACGGCGACGTCGTCTGGACGAGAATCCTGGAGGTGACGAATGGCTGAAACCCTGCAGACGATGGGGACGGCTGTGCGCACGAACTGCGTGGAGGCGACGAATGGCTGACCCCAAGGGCTTCCTGAAGGTCACCGAGCGCGAGCTGCCCAAGCGGCGTCCCGTGCCGGTGCGCATCATGGACTGGAAAGAGGTCTACGAACAGGGCGACCCGGCGCAGTTGCGCCGGCAGGCGGGTCGTTGCATGGACTGCGGCATCCCGTTCTGCCATCAGGGCTGCCCGCTCGGCAACCTCATCCCCGAGTGGAACGACCTGATGTACCGCGGTGAGGGCCGCGCGGCGATCGAGCGCCTGCACGCGACGAACAACTTCCCCGAGTTCACGGGCCGGCTCTGCCCGGCCCCGTGCGAGTCGGCGTGCGTCCTCGGCATCAACCAGCCCGCCGTCACGATCAAGCAGGTCGAGGTCTCGATCATCGACCAGGCGTTCGGCAACGGCTGGGTGCAGCCGCAGCCGCCCGGACGCCTGACGGGCAAGACGGTCGCCGTCGTCGGCTCGGGCCCCGCCGGGCTCGCCGCCGCGCAGCAGCTCACGCGCGCGGGCCACACGGTCGCGGTGTTCGAGCGTGACGACCGCATCGGCGGCCTGCTGCGCTACGGCATCCCCGACTTCAAGATGGAGAAGAAGCACCTCGAGGCGCGTCTCGCCCAGATGACGGCCGAGGGCACGCGCTTCCGCGCCGGAATGAACATCGGCGTGGACATCACGTGGGACGCGCTCCGCGAGCGCTACGACGCCGTCGTGGTGGCCACCGGCGCGATGGTCCCGCGCGATCTGCCGGTTCCCGGCCGCGACCTGCCCGGCGTGCACTTCGCGATGGAATACCTCACCCAGTCGAACCGGCACGTCGCCGGCGACCAGGTCTTCGACCAGCTCACGGCGGAGGGCAAGCACGTCGTCGTCCTCGGCGGCGGCGACACGGGTGCCGACTGCATCGGCACAGCGCACCGGCAGGGCGCCCTCTCGGTGACCAACCTCGCGATCGGCAAGCAGCCCGGGCAGGAACGGCCCGACCACCAGCCCTGGCCGATGCACCCGACCGTCTTCGAGGTGCAGAGCGCCCACGAGGAGGGCGGCCGCCGCGAGTTCCTCGCTTCGACCGTCGAGTTCCTCGCGAACGACGCCGGCGAAGTGCGGGCCATCCGCGTCGCCGAGACCGAGTACCTCGACGGCCGTCGGGTGCCCAAGGCGGGCACCGAACGTGAGATCCCGGCCGACCTCGTGCTGCTCGCGCTCGGGTTCACCGGGCCCGAGACCGCCGAGCTCGACGAGCAGCTCGAGCTCGCGGTCACGGATCGCGGCAACCTCGCCCGCGACGCCGCCTACGCGACCGCCGAGCCCGGCGTCTTCGTGGCCGGCGACGCCGGCCGCGGTCAGTCGCTCATCGTCTGGGCGATCGCGGAGGGCCGGGCTGCGGCCGCCGCCGTCGACCGGTACCTTGAAGGCGAGACCTCGCTGCCGAGTCCCATCGCGGCGACGGCACGGGCCATCGCCGTCTGAGCCCCAGGCGCGCCGCTCGGCGCGTCGTCCGAACAAGGTTCGGCGCTCCGGCGCCGAACAACGCAGAACACCGGGAGTATCACCACATGAGACGAGCGAAGATCGTCGCCACCCTCGGGCCGGCGACATCGAGCTACGAGCAGATCCGTGCGATCGTCGATGCGGGCGTCGACGTCGCCCGCATGAACCTCAGCCACGGCAGCTACGACGTCCACGAGGGCGTCTACCAGAACGTGCGCAAGGCCGCTGCCGACTCCGGTCGCGCGGTCGCAGTGCTCGTCGACCTCCAGGGGCCGAAGATCCGCCTGGGCAAGTTCGCCGACGGTCCGCACGAGCTCGCCGAGGGCGACATCTTCAAGATCACGACCGACGACATCCTCGGCACGAAGGAGATCGTCGGCACGACGTTCAAGGGCCTGCCGAACGACGTGAAGCCCGGCGACTTCCTGCTCATCGACGACGGCAAGGTCCGGGTCGAGGTGCTCGAGACCGACGGCACCGTCGTCACGACCAAGGTCGTCGTCGCCGGCCCGGTCTCGAACAACAAGGGCATCAACCTGCCCGGCGTCGCGGTCAACGTGCCGGCGCTCTCCGAGAAGGACGAGGCCGACCTGCGCTGGGGCCTCGAGCTCGGCGCCGACCTCATCGCGCTGTCGTTCGTGCGCAACGCCGCAGACATCACCCGGGTGCAC
Coding sequences within it:
- a CDS encoding glutamate synthase subunit beta yields the protein MADPKGFLKVTERELPKRRPVPVRIMDWKEVYEQGDPAQLRRQAGRCMDCGIPFCHQGCPLGNLIPEWNDLMYRGEGRAAIERLHATNNFPEFTGRLCPAPCESACVLGINQPAVTIKQVEVSIIDQAFGNGWVQPQPPGRLTGKTVAVVGSGPAGLAAAQQLTRAGHTVAVFERDDRIGGLLRYGIPDFKMEKKHLEARLAQMTAEGTRFRAGMNIGVDITWDALRERYDAVVVATGAMVPRDLPVPGRDLPGVHFAMEYLTQSNRHVAGDQVFDQLTAEGKHVVVLGGGDTGADCIGTAHRQGALSVTNLAIGKQPGQERPDHQPWPMHPTVFEVQSAHEEGGRREFLASTVEFLANDAGEVRAIRVAETEYLDGRRVPKAGTEREIPADLVLLALGFTGPETAELDEQLELAVTDRGNLARDAAYATAEPGVFVAGDAGRGQSLIVWAIAEGRAAAAAVDRYLEGETSLPSPIAATARAIAV